The following proteins are encoded in a genomic region of alpha proteobacterium U9-1i:
- a CDS encoding maleylacetoacetate isomerase, whose amino-acid sequence MLKLYEYWRSSAAYRVRIGLNLKGVDYQSVPVNIMPGVDEQMREPYRSLNPQMRVPALETEKGLITQSLSILVWLDQTYPDPRLMPADPWLGAQVRSFATTIATDIHPLNNTSVLTRLKLEFGANEDHVGEWYRHWIKLGFNALEHQVAKHPDTKYVFGDEPTLADVMLVPQMANARRFDTDLSPFPRLVAWDNAARAHPAFVKAAPENQKDAVKA is encoded by the coding sequence ATGCTGAAACTCTATGAATATTGGCGCTCGTCTGCGGCCTATCGTGTGCGCATCGGCCTCAACCTCAAAGGCGTCGACTACCAATCCGTTCCGGTAAACATTATGCCCGGCGTCGACGAGCAGATGCGCGAGCCGTACCGCAGCCTCAATCCGCAAATGCGCGTGCCAGCGCTCGAGACCGAGAAAGGGCTCATAACGCAATCGCTCTCTATCCTGGTTTGGCTGGATCAAACCTATCCAGACCCGCGCTTGATGCCTGCCGATCCGTGGCTCGGCGCGCAAGTGCGCTCCTTCGCCACCACCATCGCCACGGACATTCACCCCCTGAACAACACGAGCGTGCTCACTCGCCTCAAACTCGAATTCGGCGCGAACGAAGATCACGTCGGCGAATGGTATCGCCATTGGATCAAGCTCGGCTTCAACGCGCTTGAGCACCAAGTCGCAAAACACCCAGACACGAAATATGTGTTCGGCGACGAGCCCACACTCGCTGACGTGATGCTTGTGCCGCAAATGGCAAACGCTCGGCGCTTCGATACCGATCTCAGCCCGTTCCCGCGCCTCGTCGCCTGGGACAACGCCGCACGTGCGCATCCAGCCTTCGTGAAGGCAGCGCCCGAAAATCAGAAGGACGCGGTTAAAGCATGA